A window of Esox lucius isolate fEsoLuc1 chromosome 18, fEsoLuc1.pri, whole genome shotgun sequence contains these coding sequences:
- the tmem200a gene encoding transmembrane protein 200A, whose translation MISAGGVITGHLAALKRQDSARSQHHLPIHSPAPREAQEKRRAKRKPRADVVVVRGKIRLYSASGFFLILGVLILMVGIAMAVLGYWPHKEPLGASSAKLSTNDTHLTLEQGGVLARFLKQHLHSDKMKMLGPFTMGIGIFLFICANAILHENRDRETKVIHMRDMYSTVIDIHSLRIKEHKYMNGASSGPYREQELRTYENQCASRLAANTLLGFPGMGNDVRVSRRASSMEDEDGLLNEAKGGHGLLPPIYRERSGSIFGPRRGGSHGWDEECGLPRRCQTRSIVSSSISAFTLPVIKLNNCVIDEPDVDSITEDLEHTRMRSGPPSMESLSLTVPVPAGIVKTYKPPGVTLLRSNSATESHSSSSRGSLSPGSASGRHLSPGADRQDFGSSSSLHMRSSHSKSLDLDRGPRTLTVEPEQRKHPSWPRLDRSNSKGYMKLENKEDPMDRLQLPQTAVKRDYTKKEKLLMISRSHNNLSFEHDEQFISHAMKRGSSETRF comes from the coding sequence ATGATTTCAGCTGGTGGAGTGATCACTGGCCACCTCGCTGCGCTGAAGAGGCAGGACTCTGCCCGCTCCCAGCACCACCTTCCCATCCACTCTCCAGCTCCCAGGGAGGCCCAGGAAAAGAGGAGGGCAAAGCGTAAGCCCCGGGCCGACGTGGTGGTGGTCAGGGGAAAGATTCGTCTCTACTCTGCCTCTGGGTTCTTCCTCATCCTGGGTGTGTTGATTCTGATGGTGGGCATTGCCATGGCTGTGCTGGGCTACTGGCCCCACAAAGAGCCCCTAGGAGCATCCAGCGCTAAGCTATCTACCAATGACACCCATTTGACCCTGGAGCAGGGTGGTGTGCTGGCCCGGTTCCTTAAGCAGCACCTGCACTCGGACAAGATGAAGATGCTTGGCCCGTTCACCATGGGTATCGGAATATTTCTCTTCATCTGCGCCAATGCCATCCTGCATGAAAACAGGGACCGGGAGACCAAGGTGATCCACATGAGGGACATGTACTCCACCGTCATTGACATCCACAGTCTTAGGATCAAAGAGCACAAGTACATGAATGGGGCCTCCTCCGGCCCCTATCGGGAACAGGAGCTCCGGACCTATGAGAACCAGTGTGCGTCCAGGCTAGCTGCTAACACCCTGCTTGGGTTCCCCGGGATGGGGAACGACGTGAGGGTGTCTCGCAGGGCCAGCTCTATGGAAGACGAGGATGGTCTCCTCAACGAGGCCAAAGGGGGGCACGGCCTCCTGCCTCCGATCTACAGGGAGCGCTCTGGCTCAATCTTCGGCCCTCGGCGCGGGGGCAGTCACGGCTGGGACGAGGAGTGTGGCCTCCCCAGGAGATGCCAGACCCGGTCCATTGTATCGTCCTCCATCAGTGCTTTCACCCTGCCCGTCATCAAGCTAAACAACTGCGTGATCGACGAGCCGGACGTGGACAGCATCACAGAGGACCTGGAGCACACCAGGATGAGATCCGGGCCCCCGTCTATGGAGTCCCTGTCCCTCACCGTGCCTGTACCGGCAGGCATCGTCAAAACCTACAAACCCCCGGGTGTCACGCTCCTCAGGAGTAACTCAGCCACCGAGTCGCACTCCTCGTCCTCGCGCGGCTCTCTGTCCCCGGGCTCTGCCAGTGGGAGGCACCTGTCTCCTGGGGCTGACCGCCAGGACTTTGGGTCCAGCAGCTCCCTCCACATGCGCTCCTCTCACTCCAAGTCTCTGGACTTGGACAGGGGGCCCAGAACCCTGACAGTGGAGCCAGAGCAGAGGAAACATCCCAGTTGGCCCCGGCTGGACCGCAGCAACAGCAAAGGCTACATGAAGCTTGAGAACAAGGAGGATCCTATGGACCGACTGCAGCTGCCCCAGACGGCAGTTAAACGAGATTATACCAAGAAAGAGAAACTGCTCATGATCTCCAGGTCTCACAATAACCTCAGCTTTGAACACGATGAGCAGTTTATAAGCCATGCTATGAAACGTGGGAGCTCCGAGACTCGGTTTTAA